The Megalobrama amblycephala isolate DHTTF-2021 linkage group LG1, ASM1881202v1, whole genome shotgun sequence genome segment GTCTTTGCCTCGAATTGATGTGTCTGGTTTGGTAGCTGGCATCGTGGCTATTGTAATAACAGCGATTATAGCCACTGTGCTGGGCATTTATTGCTACAAGAACAGAGGCAAAAATGCAAGAGGGGGCAGGTAAGTGCATGCTGTCATTACCACTGCGATATGCCTTTTATGTGGCAATGTCACTCTAATGGATTCTGCATCTCCACAGTGTTCCCGTGCGTATAGGAGTGGATGGGCAACCAATACCTGAATCTGTGCCCTTGTCTAATATCGTGCCTCCAGGTCTCCCCTCGTACAACGAGGCTCTGACTCACAGTGGCCAGCACGATGCCCCCCCACCTCCGTACTCTGGGTAAGAACCCCGAATGGTTTGTTTGCATATGAGCATCACACTCAAAAGAGATGTGCTATGTTCTATAAAATTAGTTTGTGCTGCATTTTCAAAATATGCATCTTTGCTCTTTACAGGGGAAGTCCACCTGAGCCGACAGAAACTCAAGATGAAGAATGACAAAGACAtgatgttgttttttaaatggggTGGGGGTAATAGAGGGTTTTACTTGTAAAAAGCGGGCATGTGAAAAAGGGGCATAGCTATTTTGGGTCTGCAAATTGGTGGTTATGTGCCAAATAGAAAGAAATGACTGTCAGCTGCAAAGTTTttagataatttattatact includes the following:
- the prrg2 gene encoding transmembrane gamma-carboxyglutamic acid protein 2 isoform X1; its protein translation is MLGFPAIFFSLLSLLHLVWGRVIYNGNDVFLEEKSAGSFLSRKLLYNSWDFELVTPDNIERECNEEICSYEEAREVFEDDKKTADFWKGYTSSHESLPRIDVSGLVAGIVAIVITAIIATVLGIYCYKNRGKNARGGSVPVRIGVDGQPIPESVPLSNIVPPGLPSYNEALTHSGQHDAPPPPYSGGSPPEPTETQDEE